The window atttctcaaatattatataattgacaactgttaatatgaTTAGGGCTATCTGTAGCACTCGCCCTGCAGATCAAGCATTTtattgctcacttttatattccATGAtttctctcatatatatatatatatatatatatatatatatatatacacacacacaaattagttgtgtacttatttctgaagtataacttgtaagtgcagcaAGCAGCCTATTTGATACAAATTTCACTCAGtccacatttttatgtctgaagtttggcaaaattatttttggttgtttggactcatatttgaagttttcaaaaatgttatgattgccctgtattgccactgttagaagtaaccagaggtcacaatttaacagttttatttaaaaaaaaaaaaaaaagttgtgccaaaaggcagacattttcagtgtttttccaaattggtcattctcttTTTCCATGTTGTCTGGAACGTATCCCGGGCGAGGAAAAGGGCGTCACGGTATCGCCCGACTGATTACTGATTACCTCTCCGTCCCGACAGGTACTACGCGGTGCTCTACCCGATGATTTACCCAATGAAGATCACAGGGAACCGAGCCGTGGTGGTCATCGCCTACGTGTGGTTGCACTCCCTGGTGGGCTGCCTGCCCCCCCTGTTCGGTTGGTCCTCTTTTGAGTTCGACTGCTTCAAGTGGACCTGCGTGGCGTCGTGGCACCGCGAGCCTGCCTACACCGCCTTCTGGGTGCTCTGGTGCATCCTGCCGCCCTTCCTGGTCATGCTGGCGTGCTACGGCGTCATTTTCCGCGTGGCCCGCGTCAAAGCCCGCAAGGTGCACTGCGGGACCGTGGTCGTGTCCCAGGAGGACGGCGGAGGCTCGCAGAGGAACGGACGCAAGAACTCCAGCGCGTCCACGTCGTCCAGCGGCAGCAGGCGGAGCTTGGTGTACTCGGGGAGCCAGTGCAAGGCCTTCGTCACCATCCTGGTCGTGATCGGGACTTTCCTCGTGACCTGGGGGCCCTACGTGGGCGTGGTTTGTACGGAGGCCCTGTTCGGACAAGGGAGGGTCTCGCATGGGGTGGAGACTCTGGCGGCGTGGCTTTCCTTCTGCAGCGCCGTGTGCCACCCGCTCATCTACGGTCTTTGGAACAAGACTGTGAGGAAGGAGCTTCTGGGGATGTGCTTTGGTGACCGTTACTACAGAGAGTCCTTTGCCACGCGACACAGGACTTCGCGCCTCTTCAGCATCTCAAACAGGATAACAGGTTACTCATCATTTGTTTACTAATCTGCTAactgaaatttttgtttgataATGTGAAATATCACACGATCTAGTGAAAATGTTCCAGGAAAGGAGGTtgaaatttagtttttaaacGTCTCAAACCTGGTACAtagacttttttaaaaatctgtgacATTCCCCACATAAAGATATTGTTAATGCTTAAAAAATGCGtcgaggcagtcttggtggatcgtgggacggcgtgcccccccgcccaaaaaaaaaaaaaaaaaagacggcagcaaatgttccctctaaagtgAACTTGTGCgaaattgtgcaccgctgatgcagtctgtttgcagatattctgcattgcacacaaaaaaaaaaatccaatgcaaattagAAGTATTACATACAGCTATTGATTCTTTTATGGCATTTGGCAacgtgattcaatgagtgagggatgactgcttgttacatccaatgggacaagaagccactggtttcttttaggcagcacacggaactctaacaacgaccgctgctcggccacactctcgttttcctagtttacttaaacccccccccttccccctgctcttaaagacgtacactcataattacaaacgttacagtacttacacaccCCATCaacgtgttttataatgacggcgtccaccaccgctgctttagttagcaacgtagagcaaagacgacttagacatgctgcttatgtttactttccgtattaatggagaaagtttaaaaaaaagaaatgctgttgttttaagatgcaatgactttcagagtatgtgaataatcgaagaaaaagtggttaaactggacgagattttctcttttccgagtgggaaaggtctggtctgaacccAAAAgttgaaagtgcaggatgagatggtgtaaaatttgaaaattccaccttggcacagcctggtccaggatgaaagcacagataatacagtgcacaaaaagctaattctgtattttaaatatacgacgcaacataacattaaccttaaaacggtttggtagcatcattcaggcTGCCCCCCGTCGTCAGTAGCtggcaagaggctggctgcttgaaaagtagatcttggggtaaaaaaaaaagtctgggcatccctggcTTAAAATGTTGAGAATTGACATCGCCACCCCCACATTTCTACTGCAGTTCCAGTTGTTCCACATTGCACTAGTTTTGTCCTGTCCACCTAAAATTCTGATCTGTGACATCATAGTAATTGACAAGCATCATTAAATCAAAGAAGAATGACCAATCATCAAAGTttttggtacaaaaaaaatgtgacaaaggtTGTacgggcatttttttcccactaacCGAGGTTTCCACAATAAGCTCAGTGACAtgtcaaatcaaattaaataagGCGGATGGGAAGGGAGTCAACTAGTTACTTTTTAAGCCCTGACTGGGGTAGAAGAAGTTTCCACTTCAATAATGTGACTTGCCAAAGAAGTCTTAAACGCATTCAagttcacattttgaaaattcacaAACTTTTGCTTTCACCAGACTTGGGGATGTCGCCCCACCTGACGGCAATGTTGGCCGGCGGAGGGCAGCTGCTGGCCCCGGGGAGCAGCACCGGAGACACGGGCTTCAGTTTCACTCAGGACTCGTGTAAGTGTTGCGCGCCATCGGATACCCTCGAGCCTGACACGAAATGTAATTACACTTGTAATTCGACTTGTTTAGAGTTTTGATCTTTGAACGGTTTGTTTCCCTTGCGACTGTGTTTGCTTTTTGAGACCCGCTTTCTCACGGTCGCCCACGCAGGTACGGATGTGATGCTGCTGGAGAATAACTCCACCGACGGTTCATCCC of the Syngnathoides biaculeatus isolate LvHL_M chromosome 14, ASM1980259v1, whole genome shotgun sequence genome contains:
- the gpr161a gene encoding G-protein coupled receptor 161; this translates as MNTSRNCTPLGRSGGLAALESVSIVTITLLGCLGNLLIVATLYRRPYLLTPSNKFVFSLTLSNLLLSALVLPFVAVSSAKREWVFGVVWCNFTALLYLLVSSASVLTLGAIAIDRYYAVLYPMIYPMKITGNRAVVVIAYVWLHSLVGCLPPLFGWSSFEFDCFKWTCVASWHREPAYTAFWVLWCILPPFLVMLACYGVIFRVARVKARKVHCGTVVVSQEDGGGSQRNGRKNSSASTSSSGSRRSLVYSGSQCKAFVTILVVIGTFLVTWGPYVGVVCTEALFGQGRVSHGVETLAAWLSFCSAVCHPLIYGLWNKTVRKELLGMCFGDRYYRESFATRHRTSRLFSISNRITDLGMSPHLTAMLAGGGQLLAPGSSTGDTGFSFTQDSCTDVMLLENNSTDGSSHPHYPFHPSGKRRSSVTFEDQVEHSKAEHTASAQVHARVQESLDTFATCLAKAIESDAKLTLFGDIVALPAGLFTARPAPRPRYPDGQRLRLQSIDEGIVQDDNDQQDSEMMPP